DNA from Aquaspirillum sp. LM1:
CGACAGCCATTTGCAGCATGTGGATGGCGTGATGATTGGCCGCGAGGCGTATCACAACCCCTATCTGATGGCGGCGTTCGACGCCCGCTATTATGGCGATGATCACCCGGTGCTCAGCCGCGAGGCGGTGATTGAGGCGATATTGCCTTATGTGGCCCGCGAGCTGGCCGAAGGCAACCGGATGAACAACCTTACCCGTCATATTCTGGGCCTGTATCAGGGCCAGCCGGGCGCGCGGCGTTTCCGCCAACTGCTGTCCGACAGCCGCCGGCTGGCGGAAAAACGGGTGGCGCTGTTGCAGGAAGCCTGCCCGTTGGGAACCTCGCTGGGAACAGGAAACCGTACTGACACGCGGGTATTTTGAGCGGGATTTCGGCCTTGGCGGCGGTTTGCTGCGCACCTTAACCTGACGTAGTCAGGCCGTGATTCCCCCGAGGACTGGCCACACGGTGACAGGTCTGAGCGCGTTGTGCTTAGCCGCTTTTCCTCCCGTAAAGCGCGCCGAGCATCGCAGAAAACCGGGGGGATGTCCGCCCCGCATGTTCGAAGCGACGGCGTAGCCGGCGCAAGTTCGGGGCGGCCCCGGTTTTCGAGAAGCACAGGGGAGTCAGCGCCGTAGGCGCTGACCGCGCGCCCGGGTCGCCTTTCTTTGCCTTCTTTCTTTGGCGAAGCAAAGAAAGAAGGTCGGCTGCGGGACGAACTCCCGCGCAAAAATACAACACCGCGCATCAGCGCGGTGCCTCCAAATCAGCATGAATTTAGCATGCCAAAAAATTCCAGGATTCCAAATGTTGACAAAACTGGTGCTGGCCAGCAATAACGCCGGCAAATTACGCGAATTCTCCGCCCTGCTCGCCCCCCTGGGCTGCCAAGTCATCGCCCAGGGCGAACGGAACGTGCCAGAAGCCGAAGAACCCTTCCACACCTTTATCGAAAACGCCCTGGCCAAAGCCCGCCACGCCAGCCGGCTCACCGGCCTGCCGGCGCTGGCCGACGACTCCGGCCTGTGCGTCGATGCCCTGGGCGGCGCGCCTGGCGTGCTGTCCGCACGCTTTGCTGGCGAACCCAAATCCGACGCGCGCAACAACGCCGCCCTGCTGGCCGCGCTGGACGGAAAAACCCCGCGTAGCGGCCATTATTACTGCGTGCTGGTGCTGGTGCGCCACGCCGACGACCCGCAGCCGATCATCGCCGACGGCATCTGGCGCGGCCAGGTGCTCAGCACCGCGCAAGGCGACGGCGGCTTTGGCTACGACCCGCTGTTCCAGGCGCAGGGCGAAAGTGTGTCGGTAGCGCAAATGGACGCCACGGCCAAAAACGCCGTCAGCCATCGTGGCCTGGCCATGCGCGCGCTGGCAGCCAAGCTGGCCGAACTGGGGCCGGCATGATTCCGCTGCAATTTCACCCGCGCGCCGCCGCCTGGCGGCTGGACAGCCTGCCGCCGCTGTCGCTGTACATTCACTTTCCCTGGTGTGTGCGCAAATGCCCGTATTGCGACTTCAACTCGCACGAACCGCGCAGCGCGCTGGATCAAGACGGTTATATCGACGCACTGATTGCCGACCTGGAAAGCGCCCTGCCCTTGATCTGGGGCCGGCGAGTGCAGACGGTATTCATGGGCGGCGGCACGCCCAGCCTGTTCAGCCCGGCGCATATCGACCGCCTGCTGCGCGCGCTGGACGCCCGGCTCAAGCTCAATCCGGATGCGGAAATCACTCTGGAAGCCAACCCCGGCACGCTGGAAATCGCCCAGTTTGCCGGCTATCGCGCTGCCGGGGTAAACCGGCTGTCGATTGGCGTGCAGAGCTTTAACTCTGGCCACCTGAGCGCGCTGGGCCGCATTCATGGCGCCACCGAAGCGCGCCGCGCCGCCGAGCAGGCCAGCCGCCATTTCGACACGTTTAATCTGGATCTGATGTACGCCCTGCCCGGTCAGACGCTGGACCAGGCGCTGGCCGACGTTGAACAAGCACTGGCACTGGGGGCACGTCACCTGTCGGCCTATCACCTGACGCTGGAGCCCAACACCCTGTTTGCCGCCCGCCCGCCGGCCAATCTGCCCGACGACGACCTGGCGGCTGATATGCAGGAGGCCATCGAAGCGCGGCTGGCGGCGGCAGGGTTTGTCCATTACGAAACCTCGGCATTTGCCCTGCCTGGCCACCAGGCGCAGCACAACCTCAACTACTGGACATTTGGCGATTATCTGGGCATTGGTGCCGGCGCGCATGGCAAGCTGTCGTTTCATGACCGCATTCAGCGCGACATGCGCCACAAACAGCCGGCGGCGTATCTGGCCGGCGTGGCGCAGGGCAGCCAGGTGCAGAGCAGCCAGCCGGTGGCGCAGGCTGATCTGGCGTTTGAATTCATGATGAACGCGCTGCGCCTGACCGACGGTTTTGCCCTGAGTCTGTTCAACGAGCGCACTGGCCTGCCGCTCAGTGCCATCCTGCCGGCGCTGGAACAGGCCGAGCAGCGCGGCTGGCTGGCGCGGGAACAGGGCCTGGTGCGGCCCACCCTGCTGGGCCAGCGCTTTTTGAATGATCTGCTTGAGGTGTTCTTGCCGGAAACCACGACATAATCAGCGCCGTCACCAGGCGTCAGCCGTGATTGTCGCCACTCAGGCAGCGCCACGCTGCGCATACGGCTTCGGCTTGCCCGACGTCGGCCCCGCTGACCTGGCTGGCGACAATCAGCCCTTCTCCCAGCACAAACAACTGGGCCGCCAGCACACTGGCGTTGGCCAGACCGGCCTGGCGGCACAACTGCAGCAAATACGCCTGCACCCGCGCCTTGTGCGCTTTGGCCTGGCCATGCGGCCCATCGCTGGCGCGCGCGTATTCTGCTGCGGCATTGATGAACAGGCAGCCATTAAACTGTGAGCGCTGTCCCCAGCGCTGGAGAAATTCCAGATACGCCAGTGGCCGCCGGGCGGGCGATTCGGCTTCCACTGCCGCCTGCATCTCCTGCATGAACTGCTGGTCACGCCACTGCAACACCGCCTCAATCAAGCCTTCCTTGCTTTGAAAATGCCGATACAGCGTGCGTTTGGTCACCCCGGCGGCGGCGCTGAGCTGGTCTACGCCGCTGGCGTGAAACCCATTCTGGTAAAACGCCGTCAGTGCGGCGTCAATAATCTGGTCTGCGGTGGTCATGGCAAGGGTTGGTGAAGTGCGGTGGAAAACCAGCAGTATACCGATCTGTTGACATAATGGTATACCGATCAGTATCCTTGTGGTGTTTTCCATTCCGCAAGGGCTGCATCATGCGCATCAAACTCAAGCTGGCATCCAGTGCGCCACCCGCACCGTCACTACCTTTTACCCTGGTGTCGCTGTGTGGTGCCGGGCTGGCCATTGCCATCACCGCATGGCTGTCGCAGGCTTCCGGGGCTGTCTGGCTGATGGCGCCTTTTGGGGCCAGCTGCGTGCTGGCATTTGGCCTGCCGGATTCGCCACTGGCGCAGCCACGCAGCATCATTGGCGGGCATATGGTCACCACCCTGGTGGGGCTGCTGGTGTGGTACACACTGGGCCATGACTGGTGGGCGCAGGCGCTGGCGGTGGGGTTGGCGCTGATGGCCATGCAGCATACCCGCACGCTGCACGCGCCCGCCGGGGCCAACCCGCTGCTGGTGATGAGCGTACAGCCAAGTCTGGCGTTTTTGCTCACCCCGGTGCTGGCCGGCTCGCTGGTCATTGTGGCGGTGGCCTGGGTCATGAACAATCTGCGCCAGCGCGGCAGCTATCCGCGCTACTGGTGGTGAGGCAACCCCAGCCGTCTGCTCCCCGTCTCTGGCCGGGATATGCTATGTTCAGCGTCCCTCTGCCCTTTTGACCCTGTCCTGCTCCCCATGTCTGCACGCACTTCCCGCCCGGCGGGCACCGCCCTGTGGCTGCAAATTGAAGCCACCCTCAGCCAGGAGATTCTTGGCCACCAGCTGACTGGCCGGCTGCCCAACGAGCAGGCGCTGGCCGAACGGTTTCAGGTGAACCGGCACACTGTGCGCCAGGCGATTCAGAGTCTGCAGCACAAGGGGCTGGTGCGCATTGAGCGCGGGCGGGGTACGTTTGTACAGGAAGACATGATTGCCTACCGGCTGGGCAAAACCAGCCGCTTTTCGCACAGTCTGGCGGGGCAGCATCTGGTCAGCGATGTGGATATCCAGTCCTGCCATTTTGAGCCGGCCAGCGCGCCGGTGGCCACTCTGCTGGCGGTGGCGGCGGCCAGCCCGGTGTTGCGGGTGGAATCGCTTGATCTGGCCGATGGCAAGGTGGTCAGCGTGTGCACCCAGTATTTTCCGCTGCCGCGCTTTGACGGGCTGATTGAGGTGTATCGCACCAGCAAAAGCACCAGCGAAGCTTTCAGCCGACTGGGAATTACCCGCTTCAACCGGGTGCTCAGCCGCATCAGCGCACGGCTGCCGCGCACGGAAGTGGCGCAGGCGCTGCAGCAAGGCAAGCATCAGCCGGTGCTGTATGTGGAAAGTGTCTACGCCGACGTCGATGGTGTGCCGATTGAGTACGGGATTACCCGCTTTGGCGGGGACACCGTGCAGATTGAAGTCACGCCGGAGAATTTATAAGCCGGGTGAGGCGGGCTGGAGGCTGCACCCGTTCAGCCGCTGCCGACCCCCGGTTGATCTCCCCGCGTGTATTTTTTTTGTGCAAAAAGTCATCTAGACGTCTAGATGTAATTAGCGTGTCATCTTGGCCGGGTAGAGTGCGCAGCATCCCAACGCAACGCAAGGCGACTGACATGCAGGCAACTTCCCTTCTCTACGCGGCGGCCCTTTCCCTGGCCAGCGTTTCTGTTCTGGCCGACACCACGCTGACGGTGTACACCGCGCTGGAAGCCGATCAGCTCAAGGCATACCAGCAAAAATTTGAACAGGACACGCCGGGGATCAAGCTGCGCTGGGTGCGCGACTCCACCGGCATCATCACCGCCAAGCTGCTGGCAGAAAAAGCCAACCCGCAGGCCGATGTGGTGATGGGGGTGGCGGCGTCTTCGCTGCTGGTGCTGGAAAAAGAAGGCATGCTGCACGGCTATGCACCCAAAAACCTGGCCAGTCTGTCGCGTCAGTATGTGGACAACGCCACCCCGCCCAGCTGGGTGGGGATGAATGTCTGGGGGTCGGCCATCTGTTTCAACACGGTTGAAGCCGCCAAGCTGGGCCTGAAAAAGCCGGAAAGCTGGAAAGACCTGCTCAAGCCGGAATACAAGGGCCGGATTGTCATGCCCAACCCGGCGTCTTCTGGCACCGGCTATTTTGACGTGACCGCCTGGCTGCTGCTGTTTGGCGAAAAAGACGGCTGGTCGTATATGGACAAGCTGCACCAGAACATTGCCCAGTACACCCATTCTGGCTCCAAGCCGTGCAAGCAGGCGGCAGCGGGCGAGTTTCCGGTGGGCATTTCGTTTGAGTATCGCGCCGCCAAGCTGAAAGACAGTGGCGCGCCCATCGAGGTGATTTTTCCCAAAGAAGGCCTGGGCTGGGATGTGGAGGCCACCGCCATCATGAAGGGCAGCAAGAACCTCGACGCTGCCAAGAAGCTGGCCGACTGGTCGGCATCGCAGTCGGCCAATGAGCAGTACGAAAAGAACTTTGCCATTGTCGCCATGCCGGGCGTGGCCAAGCCCAACCCGCATATTCCGGCAGATTACGAAAAGCGTCTGGTCAAGCAGGATTTGCGCTGGTCGGCTGCGCAGCGCGAGCGGATTCTGGCCGAATGGAGCAAGCGCTACGACGGCAAGTCCGAGCCAAAGTAAGCCCCGCCCGATCAATCGCATCATCCGGCGGGCATGCCCCGCCGCTGGAGTTTTCTGGTGAATTATCCGCATCTTTCCCATCTGGACCAGCTGGCCAGCCTGCTGGCCGGCATGGGCGAACAGTTGTACGGCGGCGAGGCCATCAGCCAGCTGGCGCATGCCCTGCAGTCCGGCCTGGCCGCCGAACAGGACCACGCCAGCCCGGCGCTGATTACCGCTGCGTTCTTGCATGACATTGGCCATGTGCTGGCTGAACAGGGCCATGACGACCTGGCCAATGGCGTCAACGACCACCACGAAGCCATCGCCGTGCAGGCCTTGTCGGCGCTGTTTGACGACGACGTGCTGCAGCCGATTGCCCTGCATGTGGCGGCCAAGCGCTATCTGTGTGCCGTTCAGCCCGGTTACGCTGACAGTTTGTCCACCGCATCGCAGCTGTCGCTGGCGCTGCAGGGCGGGCCGATGGGTGACAGCGAAGCCCGCCGCTTTGCCCAGCGTCCCTATGCCGACGAGGCGCTGGCCTTGCGCCGCTACGATGACCTGGCCAAGGTGGTGAACCTGCCTACCCCACCGCTGGCGCACTACCTGGCGATTGCCGCCCAGGTGCAGAAAGCCCGGCCATGAAGCACGATCCAGCGCGTGGTCTGGATCCGGCTGCCTCTGCGGCTGTTGCCGCCGAGCCGTATTTGCAGCTGGCTGGCATTGCCAAGCGGTTTGGCGCGCACACCGTGCTCGACCAGCTGGACCTGAGCGTGGGCAAGGGTGAGTTTGTCTGCCTGCTGGGCCCGTCCGGTTGCGGCAAAACCACCCTGCTGCGCCAGATTGCCGGGCTGGACATCCCCGATCGCGGCCAGATTTGCCTGGCGGGCCGCGACATCACCCGGCTGCCGCCCGCCCAGCGCGATTACGGCATTGTGTTCCAGTCGTATGCGCTGTTTCCCAATCTGAGCGTGGCCGACAATATTGCCTACGGCCTGAGCGGACGGCGCGATTTCAAGCGCCAGCGGGTGCAGGCGCTGCTGGCGCTGATCGGGCTGGATGGCATTGAACACAGTTATCCGGCGCAATTGTCTGGCGGCCAGCAGCAGCGGGTGGCACTGGCGCGGGCGCTGGCCACCTCGCCCGGCCTGCTGCTGCTGGACGAACCACTGTCGGCGCTGGACGCGCGGGTGCGCGAACACCTGCGCCGGGAAATCCGCGCGCTGCAGCAAAAGCTGGGAATCACCACCATCATGGTGACCCACGACCAGGAAGAAGCGCTGACCATGGCCGACCGCGTGGTGGTGATGAATGCGGGCCGTATCGAGCAAAGCGGCAGCCCGTTCGAGGTGTACCACCAGCCGGCCAGCCGTTTTGTGGCCAGCTTTGTCGGTCAGGGCAATTTCATTCCGGTGCAACTGCCC
Protein-coding regions in this window:
- the rdgB gene encoding RdgB/HAM1 family non-canonical purine NTP pyrophosphatase — encoded protein: MLTKLVLASNNAGKLREFSALLAPLGCQVIAQGERNVPEAEEPFHTFIENALAKARHASRLTGLPALADDSGLCVDALGGAPGVLSARFAGEPKSDARNNAALLAALDGKTPRSGHYYCVLVLVRHADDPQPIIADGIWRGQVLSTAQGDGGFGYDPLFQAQGESVSVAQMDATAKNAVSHRGLAMRALAAKLAELGPA
- the hemW gene encoding radical SAM family heme chaperone HemW, producing MIPLQFHPRAAAWRLDSLPPLSLYIHFPWCVRKCPYCDFNSHEPRSALDQDGYIDALIADLESALPLIWGRRVQTVFMGGGTPSLFSPAHIDRLLRALDARLKLNPDAEITLEANPGTLEIAQFAGYRAAGVNRLSIGVQSFNSGHLSALGRIHGATEARRAAEQASRHFDTFNLDLMYALPGQTLDQALADVEQALALGARHLSAYHLTLEPNTLFAARPPANLPDDDLAADMQEAIEARLAAAGFVHYETSAFALPGHQAQHNLNYWTFGDYLGIGAGAHGKLSFHDRIQRDMRHKQPAAYLAGVAQGSQVQSSQPVAQADLAFEFMMNALRLTDGFALSLFNERTGLPLSAILPALEQAEQRGWLAREQGLVRPTLLGQRFLNDLLEVFLPETTT
- a CDS encoding putative 2-aminoethylphosphonate ABC transporter substrate-binding protein, with protein sequence MQATSLLYAAALSLASVSVLADTTLTVYTALEADQLKAYQQKFEQDTPGIKLRWVRDSTGIITAKLLAEKANPQADVVMGVAASSLLVLEKEGMLHGYAPKNLASLSRQYVDNATPPSWVGMNVWGSAICFNTVEAAKLGLKKPESWKDLLKPEYKGRIVMPNPASSGTGYFDVTAWLLLFGEKDGWSYMDKLHQNIAQYTHSGSKPCKQAAAGEFPVGISFEYRAAKLKDSGAPIEVIFPKEGLGWDVEATAIMKGSKNLDAAKKLADWSASQSANEQYEKNFAIVAMPGVAKPNPHIPADYEKRLVKQDLRWSAAQRERILAEWSKRYDGKSEPK
- the phnF gene encoding phosphonate metabolism transcriptional regulator PhnF, producing MSARTSRPAGTALWLQIEATLSQEILGHQLTGRLPNEQALAERFQVNRHTVRQAIQSLQHKGLVRIERGRGTFVQEDMIAYRLGKTSRFSHSLAGQHLVSDVDIQSCHFEPASAPVATLLAVAAASPVLRVESLDLADGKVVSVCTQYFPLPRFDGLIEVYRTSKSTSEAFSRLGITRFNRVLSRISARLPRTEVAQALQQGKHQPVLYVESVYADVDGVPIEYGITRFGGDTVQIEVTPENL
- a CDS encoding phosphonate degradation HD-domain oxygenase — its product is MPRRWSFLVNYPHLSHLDQLASLLAGMGEQLYGGEAISQLAHALQSGLAAEQDHASPALITAAFLHDIGHVLAEQGHDDLANGVNDHHEAIAVQALSALFDDDVLQPIALHVAAKRYLCAVQPGYADSLSTASQLSLALQGGPMGDSEARRFAQRPYADEALALRRYDDLAKVVNLPTPPLAHYLAIAAQVQKARP
- a CDS encoding TetR/AcrR family transcriptional regulator is translated as MTTADQIIDAALTAFYQNGFHASGVDQLSAAAGVTKRTLYRHFQSKEGLIEAVLQWRDQQFMQEMQAAVEAESPARRPLAYLEFLQRWGQRSQFNGCLFINAAAEYARASDGPHGQAKAHKARVQAYLLQLCRQAGLANASVLAAQLFVLGEGLIVASQVSGADVGQAEAVCAAWRCLSGDNHG
- a CDS encoding putative 2-aminoethylphosphonate ABC transporter ATP-binding protein, with the protein product MKHDPARGLDPAASAAVAAEPYLQLAGIAKRFGAHTVLDQLDLSVGKGEFVCLLGPSGCGKTTLLRQIAGLDIPDRGQICLAGRDITRLPPAQRDYGIVFQSYALFPNLSVADNIAYGLSGRRDFKRQRVQALLALIGLDGIEHSYPAQLSGGQQQRVALARALATSPGLLLLDEPLSALDARVREHLRREIRALQQKLGITTIMVTHDQEEALTMADRVVVMNAGRIEQSGSPFEVYHQPASRFVASFVGQGNFIPVQLPDTHSVLLGQQRLALTHALAAGQAASLFVRPEDVILHAHWPASADAALADITKLELLGPIYRVSLTVAAWGQARVQADVTHHQLAALGLAPEQRVPVSLDPNRLRLFAAREACA
- a CDS encoding HPP family protein, whose product is MRIKLKLASSAPPAPSLPFTLVSLCGAGLAIAITAWLSQASGAVWLMAPFGASCVLAFGLPDSPLAQPRSIIGGHMVTTLVGLLVWYTLGHDWWAQALAVGLALMAMQHTRTLHAPAGANPLLVMSVQPSLAFLLTPVLAGSLVIVAVAWVMNNLRQRGSYPRYWW